A segment of the Triticum urartu cultivar G1812 chromosome 1, Tu2.1, whole genome shotgun sequence genome:
CGCCGTCGATGCCACGGCGAAAGCGGAGGGAGCCCGTCCGGATTCACGGCGCGAGTGGTTGCACGCCCGCGAACGTGTCGCTGCTGTCCTGATTGACGCGCAGTGCGCGGTGCCCTGCCCGATCGGGCTGCGTTCGCATGTGGCCATCTGTCTGTTGGATTCGATTCGGTGGAGCTGATGTTTTCGGCAGGAAGCTTCGCGGGCGCGCACCGCCAAATTCCGTGTCGCGGGCACAGAAATTCCACTGAAAACAACATGGCATTCGCACAAATCAGCGTTGCGCGTGGATCAGACGGAATGGACGGAGCGTCCAACGAACGAACGTAATCAAATGGCGCAAACTAATCGGAGAGGCAGAGCGTGGCCGCCCATAGAAATTTCCGCTGTTTTATTCCCCGAGGAACTGCCGGACTCGACAGGATAAGGACTGATCTCTGTTTCTCTCTCCTGCAAGTGCATCCTGATGCATGCACGAGGCGCGGCCGCAGAGATCCAAAATCCTTGTTAAAACGTTGTCGCCAGGCGACATGCCTCATGTCCACGGTACAGGGCTGTcagtgcgtgcatgcatgcatgcacggaTGCGGCCATTGCAGGCGTTCTGCCACCCAATCCGTGCTGCAATATCTCTTCCTGCGCGATTATTTTTTTCTCAGCCAATTTTTGCAGCAGCAACTGAATTTATAGGTGGGCAGCAGGGCAGGGAAGGGCAGGAGTAGCTATTATATTGACATTGCAAAACATTTCTTGATTTTTCGCAAAGACCCGCTTCTTGATCATATGCTGGGCTATATATCAGTACCCGCAAAAATGATGAACCCTCCGTAACTCAATTTTGTAATAACTTTAATACTAATACAAAGTTAATGTAACATTGActcacttattttgagacggagaGAGTATGAATTATTTTTCTGAAATACTAAAGCATATGTTTTGAACGTTTGGCTATTACAAGTCAATGTTGTTTTTGGCTATGAGTTACGCCTATTTCCAATTGTACAGTACAATTTTCATTGGATTTTTTCTTCGTTTTGTATGACTCGTGGCAATGGCACATTGGCACCCGCTCCATTCTATGATATGAGATGGACACGATAACTAACTCATGTTTGTGATAATTGTTTCTTGCGAACAATGGAAATATCTAGTACTGGTGTACTACCAGGTGAAGCCAAAACAGTTGGTTAATGATGTTTTTTCTCCTCCAAGAAAAGGGAAATTAGCTCCTCTCTTTCTCACCGGCCGTCCAAACCGAGCATTCTCCTCTTATATAAAGCCTCCGCCTCCGCTGCTCTCTTCCCAGCACAACACCATCACCCACACAAACACACGGCCGAAGCAACCCAAGCGAGTCCTCGTGTTCCCGTGCACACACGCCTAAGCTCGAACCATGTCGTCGCAGCGGATGGGGCGTCACCAGCGCCGGGCGTCTCAGAGCGTGTTCGCGCTGCCGGAGAACTTCGCGGCCCTCGACGACGTGCCGCCGTCCGACGAGCACCGGaaggcggacggcggcggcgcgaccgagcagcagcagcagggggCGGGGCGCCACCGGCGGGCCATGTCCATGGCCGTCGCCTCCTCCAGGGACCTCGAGATGATCAAGGAGGACGTCGGCGGCTACAGCAACTACAAGATTGGCGCCTAGATTAGTGCCACCGGCGGCGCGCACGGCCGGCGCGGCTCAGAGCACGCACGTGTACGGTGTTCGTAATACGTGCGTGCGCGCGTGCTCGGTGGCGCTCTCGGCGGAGTTGGGGCCTCGCGCGCGCGGCTGAGCTTTGCTGCCGCCGGTGCCGGTGCCGGAGGCCGTGGCGCGTGCTGGTTCGTTGCTTGTATGGTCAAGCGGCCGAGCCTGGTTGAGGTCTTGCTTGCTTCGATTCCCTTTTCTTTTGCTCAAGACATGCATGTAAGGTGTGATGTTATTTGCGAGTTTAAAGCTCTTCAAACTACTAATCCTGCGTGTATCTGATGATGATGTTTCACCATTAGCCTTGCTCCTAAAATGTCTTCGTTTGTTTGCTGGCCCGCAGTTGTTTTTAGTTTCAATCGATCGCTCACAGCCGTTGGATTAGGATCCAACCAACCTACGGATTGGGTGGTCGGATCAACCCAACCCCTACAGCCTATTTGATAAACACTCGGACAAGGGAATGCGAGTTTGCACAAGGGTTGTAGGAGTAGATTTTTACTCACATTCCCTTGCTTGGCATATGATAGGAGTTGACATAGGTAAAACTACCCCTAAAAGAAATCGGTGTGAATTGGCTTCCTCAATTCCCAGTCCCCTTCCTACTTAAACTTCCATTAGTCCCCTACAACTAAACAATGTCTTGTGAAAATAGAAAACGAACGTCTTCACCTCCGACTTGCCCTGGCCTAAGAGCAAACTCTAGCAAAGCCTCTAAATTCCCTACCCGTCAAATCATTTTATGATTCGCTCTAAAACAATTTTACACGCAATTCATCTCTGACGCAGAACAAATATCacaaatttaaaaacttaaacaTAAAAGGTCCCTCTACATAGATCAGTTCAGATAACTTAGATCGACGGAGGGCCGGCGGCGGCTCACCGTTTCACGTTGAGGAAGTGCTCACACATGCCGAGTGGTAGAGGGTGTAGGCGAGCTCGTAGTCCGCCTTCGCCGCCTCGAGGCGTTCGACGACACCCTCTTCGCCGGCCGCCACCGCCTCCTTTGTGGCGTTGTGCACGATCTCCGCCTCGTAGAGCTTCTTCGTCGTCGGCCAGAGCTGCACATGGAGCTCATTGTCGCCGTTGCAGGAGAGGGAGTCGCTGTTACACGGTTGCACCGACGCCATAGCTCGGCGGCGGCCTGGCTGGAGCTGTCGGCCTCCGCGTCATGCCGCCGCGTTTGTGCGGCAACGACCCACGACGGCCTCCACGTCTGCGCCCTTCTCCTACCATGGATGTGCGCTTGAGAGGGGAAAAACTGGCGGGAATCACTCGTCGAAGCTAAGAAAGGAGGTGGTGAAGGGGGAGTAGACTGTTGCTGAGGGGGGCTGATCTGTCTGAGAAGGAAACCCTAgaacgcccccccccccacctacATATAACGGCAGAAACATCAATTTGCGGGGCGCTTGTATATTTCTTATGGACCGGTCAAAA
Coding sequences within it:
- the LOC125535917 gene encoding uncharacterized protein LOC125535917; this encodes MSSQRMGRHQRRASQSVFALPENFAALDDVPPSDEHRKADGGGATEQQQQGAGRHRRAMSMAVASSRDLEMIKEDVGGYSNYKIGA